A segment of the Candidatus Binatia bacterium genome:
TCGCAGGAAAGGAAAGAGCATGAGCACGACCATTAGCGAGGCAATGCACGATGACCACCGTCACTGCGACGAGTTGTTCGCACGCGCTGAAGAGCGCGTCGCCGCCGGCGACTTCGCGGGCGGCACTCAGGCGTTCACCGAGTTCGCCAGCGCACTCGAGCGGCACCTCAAGCTCGAGGAGGAAGTGCTGTTTCCGGCCCTCGAAGAAAAGACCGGCGGACCGATCGGGCCGACGCAGATGATGCGCCACGAGCACGAACAAATGCGCCAGGCACTTGCCTCCATGCGCGAAGGGCTGACGGCCCAGAACGGTCAGGCGTTCCTCGGCCAATCGGAAACCATGTTGATCCTCCTGCAACAGCACAACTTCAAGGAGGAGAACATTCTCTATCCGATGATGGACCGTGCCCTGGGGGCGGCTGCGGCCTCGTACATCGCCCAGGTGCAAGCGCGCACATGAGCGCCACACGCTTCGTCGATGTCTGCGGCCTGGCGCCGCCCGAACCGATGGAGCGTATTCTCGAAGCCCTGCGGACCCTGCCGCAGGGTGAAACGCTGCGGGTCCATATCCACCGCCAGCCTTATCCGCTGTATGACATCCTCGCCCGCGAGGGGTACGCCTGCGCGACCGCCGCGCGCGATGACGGGACTTTCGAGCTGACGATCCGGCACACCGGATGAACACCGGAGCTCTATCGCTCGATCAGGCGCCGCCCATCTCCGTGCCGTGGCGCTTCTTTCTCACGGCGCCCCTTTTCGGGCTCGCCACCGCCCTGGTCCTGGCCTGGTACGGGCCCGCGATTCTCGAATCGCGGTGGTTGCCGGCCAGCGCGGCCGCGGTCCATCTCCTCACTCTCGGCTTCATTACCATGGTCATGGCCGGCGCCATGATGCAGATGCTGCCGGTGGTCGCCGGGGCACCGGTACCACATCCACGCCTGGTCGCCTGGGGTCTGCACGTGCCTCTGACCGCCGGCACCGTTGCGCTGGTTGGTGGATTCCTCACCGGCACGCGCGGCGCCTTCCTTGCCGGCGCGCTGCTGCTCGCAACCTTCGCCGTTGTCTTCGTCGCCGTGGTTGCCCTCAGCCTGGCACGGGCGAAGAGCGCGTTCGGCACCGTCAACGGGATGTGGGCCGCGCTGATTGCGTTCGCGGTCACGGCCGCGCTCGGCGTGCCGATGGCATGGTCATTTGGCCGGGGAGCGTTTCCCGCCGCCTTCGGGTTATGGCGCGACCTCCACCCACTGTGGGGGCTTGGCGGCTGGGTCGGTTTGCTGGTCGTCGGCGTCGGTTACCAGGTGGTTCCCATGTTCCAGCTAACGCGACCCTACCCGCGCCTCATGACGTGGGCGGTTGCGCCACTGGGGCTTGCCGGGTTGGCGGCTGCGTCGCTGCTGCCGGGAACGTGGGCGCCCCGCACGGCAGGCACCATCGCGGCGCTGGCGCTCGCGGTTTTCGCCGCCGCGACCCTGGTCCTGCAGTCGACGCGCCGGCGCCGACTGCCGGATGTCTCCCTCACTTACTGGCGTGTGGCCATGGCCTCCTTGGCGGGCGCGGCGTTGCTCTTCGTCGCGAGACCGGCGTGGCCCGCGGCCAATGCCGCGCAACTCGAGGTCTTTTCCGTGCTGCTGGCTATCGTGGGCTTCGCTCTTTCGGTGATCGAGGGAATGCTGCTCAAGATCGTCCCCTTCCTGGCCTGGTTCCATCTCCAGGCGCGGGCCGGCTTGTCGGTGCGGGTGCCGAACGTGAAGGATTTCCTGCCGGATCGTCCGGCCCGCTGGCAGCTCCGCGCGCACGTGGCGGCGTTGTCCCTGCTGCTACCGGCAGTGGGGTGGCCGGCGGCGTTCTGGCCGGCGGTTGCGGCGTTCGCGGCCTCGCAGTGCGTTCTGGGCTGGAACCTCTGGCGCACAGCCTGGCGGTTCCGCACGGCTCTGGCGCAGTTGGGCTGACCCTACACCCTGGCTTCCGGGTCGAACAGCTTACGGTGCTCGTCGACCGCGAAGCGATCCGTCATGCCGGCGATGTAGTCGGCCACCACGCGCGCCTGCGGCTCGCCGGCTTTCCAGCGCGCCGCGATGTGCGGCGGCAACTGCGCCGGTTCGGCCACATAGGCCTGGAACAGATCCGCGACGATCTTCTGCGCCTTGGTCGCCATACGCATCACTCGGTAATGCCGGTAGAGGTTCTGCATCAGGAAGTCCTTCAATTGCAGGCGTTTCTCCTCCAGCGCCGGGCTGAATCCGGCGAGCGGCTGCCCGTGGGCACGCACGGCGGCGACGCTGCCTATACCGAGGGTGGCGACCCGATCGGTCACCGTGTTTATGAGATCGGTCACGAACTCATCCACCAGCGCGCGCTGGGCCTGGAAGCGCCAGATGCGGAATCCGGCCCCCGGAAACTCGGCTGCAATCCGCTCGAACGTCTCACGCCATAGCGTCACTTCGTGCAGTTGTTCGGCGCTCAGGAGACCCGACTTGAGCCCGTCGTCGATGTCGTGCGTGTTGTAGGCGATCTCGTCGGCGTAATCGACGATCTGGGCTTCCAGGCACGGCGCCGCACCGGGGTCGAAGGCGACGGCCAGCGGTTTCTCGTACGGCGGCGAGTGCTTGACGATCCCCTCGCGCACTTCCCAGCTAAGATTGAGACCGCGGAAATGCGGATAGCGCTCCTCTAGCAGGTCGACGATCCGCAAGCTTTGCGCGTTGTGCTCGAACCCGCCGCGCTCGGCCATGAGGTCGTTCAGAATCCGCTCGCCGGCATGGCCGAAGGGCGTGTGGCCGAGATCGTGCGCGAGGGCCACCGCCTCGGCGAGGTCGTTGTTGAGGCGCAACGTGCGCGCGATCGTACGCGTGATCTGCGCCGTCTCCACGGTGTGGGTGAGCCGCGTACGGTAGTAGTCGCCCTCGTGGTTCACGAAGACCTGGGTCTTGTACTCCAAACGGCGAAAGGCCGTGGAATGAATGATGCGATCCCGATCCCGCTGGAACGCGAGACGGAAGGCGTGCTCGTCCTCGGGATGCGCTCGCCCACGGCTCTGCCGGCTGCGCATCGCGTAGGGCGCCAGGGCAGCATCCTCGTCGGCCTCGAGCCGCGCGCGATCGACGATGCTCATGGGCACTGACCCGGTGGTCGCCGTCCAGGCCCTCTGGTAGCCTTTGTCGTCATGAATACCCCCGCCGCCGAGCCGCGGTTCCGTGTCGGCACGGCCTCATGGACCGACCCGACGTTGCTGGCGGCGTCGTTCTACCCGCCCGAGGCGAGGACCGCCGAGCGGCGGCTGCGATTCTATGCGGCGCATTTCGACACCGTCGAGGTCGACTCGACCTACTACGCCCTGCCGAGCGAGCGCAATTCGATCCTCTGGGCCGCTCGCACCCCGGACGATTTCCGCTTCAGCATCAAAGCCTTCGCCTTTCTGACCCAGCATGCTGCCGAGACCCGCGCTCTGCCGCAAGCGCTGCGCGCGTCCTTACCGGCCGACGCCCTTGCCCAACCGCGGATCGAGCGACCGCCGCCCGAGGTTAGCGATCTGGCCTTCGACATGTTTCGCTCCGCCCTCGTGCCGCTCGACCGCGCCGGCAAACTCGGTTGCGTTCTCTTGCAGTTCCCGCCGTGGTTCGCGGCCACGCCCGCCCATGAAGCTTACCTCGATCTCTGCCGAGCGAAGCTACCCGGCTATCGGCTCGCCGTCGAGTTCCGTCATCG
Coding sequences within it:
- a CDS encoding hemerythrin domain-containing protein; its protein translation is MSTTISEAMHDDHRHCDELFARAEERVAAGDFAGGTQAFTEFASALERHLKLEEEVLFPALEEKTGGPIGPTQMMRHEHEQMRQALASMREGLTAQNGQAFLGQSETMLILLQQHNFKEENILYPMMDRALGAAAASYIAQVQART
- a CDS encoding DUF2249 domain-containing protein; the protein is MSATRFVDVCGLAPPEPMERILEALRTLPQGETLRVHIHRQPYPLYDILAREGYACATAARDDGTFELTIRHTG
- a CDS encoding deoxyguanosinetriphosphate triphosphohydrolase; the protein is MSIVDRARLEADEDAALAPYAMRSRQSRGRAHPEDEHAFRLAFQRDRDRIIHSTAFRRLEYKTQVFVNHEGDYYRTRLTHTVETAQITRTIARTLRLNNDLAEAVALAHDLGHTPFGHAGERILNDLMAERGGFEHNAQSLRIVDLLEERYPHFRGLNLSWEVREGIVKHSPPYEKPLAVAFDPGAAPCLEAQIVDYADEIAYNTHDIDDGLKSGLLSAEQLHEVTLWRETFERIAAEFPGAGFRIWRFQAQRALVDEFVTDLINTVTDRVATLGIGSVAAVRAHGQPLAGFSPALEEKRLQLKDFLMQNLYRHYRVMRMATKAQKIVADLFQAYVAEPAQLPPHIAARWKAGEPQARVVADYIAGMTDRFAVDEHRKLFDPEARV
- a CDS encoding DUF72 domain-containing protein codes for the protein MNTPAAEPRFRVGTASWTDPTLLAASFYPPEARTAERRLRFYAAHFDTVEVDSTYYALPSERNSILWAARTPDDFRFSIKAFAFLTQHAAETRALPQALRASLPADALAQPRIERPPPEVSDLAFDMFRSALVPLDRAGKLGCVLLQFPPWFAATPAHEAYLDLCRAKLPGYRLAVEFRHRSWFGPRAERTRAFLAERDLVLVCLDAPAAPSIPLAPFVTTTDIAYVRLHGRNREAWFARHRSAAERFKYLYSDRELRECAEQIRRLDRARTIYVLFNNCYADYGVRNAATMRGLLAGDALGTA